Proteins co-encoded in one Candidatus Thiodictyon syntrophicum genomic window:
- a CDS encoding transporter codes for MTPKPRSVTALLVAALLRPAQAVDLLPTDVIAPPPGITTAQLAERHLEPGGALSSLERGSGLGDLTLVLATWPYADRQAGRYAAVAGYVTLPTGSYDARRTLSLNTNPGENRYQAAVQAGYSHRLGSRVNAMTAFDVQWFGDNDGYRRGAGRIGTLEQQLLYNWQVALSYTPAAPLTLGLSYFYSQGGASRIDEAPWDNVLRVQRYTLSGMIKLPFASLILQYGGDLKTDNGLFEDQRFALRVLTIF; via the coding sequence ATGACGCCAAAGCCCCGTTCAGTGACCGCCCTACTGGTCGCCGCCTTGCTCCGGCCCGCCCAGGCGGTGGACCTGTTGCCGACGGACGTGATCGCACCCCCGCCCGGCATCACCACTGCGCAATTGGCCGAGCGCCACCTGGAGCCCGGCGGCGCCCTGTCGTCTCTGGAGCGCGGCTCCGGTCTCGGCGATCTGACCTTGGTCCTGGCCACGTGGCCCTATGCCGACCGTCAGGCCGGGCGCTATGCCGCGGTGGCCGGTTATGTCACCCTGCCCACCGGCAGCTACGACGCCAGGCGCACCCTGTCGCTCAATACCAACCCGGGTGAGAACCGCTACCAGGCGGCCGTGCAGGCCGGGTACAGCCACCGCCTGGGGTCACGCGTCAACGCGATGACGGCGTTCGATGTCCAGTGGTTTGGCGATAATGACGGGTACCGCCGGGGTGCCGGCCGGATCGGCACCCTCGAACAACAACTGCTGTACAATTGGCAAGTCGCGCTCAGCTACACCCCGGCCGCACCACTCACCCTGGGCCTGAGCTATTTCTACAGTCAGGGCGGGGCCTCACGCATCGACGAAGCGCCCTGGGACAACGTGCTGCGGGTGCAGCGCTATACGCTGTCGGGCATGATCAAGTTGCCATTCGCAAGTCTGATCCTGCAATACGGCGGCGACCTCAAGACCGACAACGGCCTGTTTGAAGACCAGCGCTTCGCCCTGCGCGTACTCACCATCTTCTGA
- a CDS encoding HAD family hydrolase — MVAFAALLFDVDGTLADTERDGHRPAFNAAFAEAGLDWDWDVDLYGQLLAVTGGKERMRYYLERWRPDWRGPADLDGFIAGLHRSKTRHFVDLLGEGRIPLRPGVLRLLREARAAGVRLGIATTTTPENVTALLANCGEPGVGDWFEVIAAGDVVPQKKPAPDIYTWALERMGLPGAACIALEDSDNGVRSALGAGLGAILVTESSYTVGQDFTGAALILDQFGEPGSPARVLGGRRPRPSSFRGTLTSGPSSGCFGTCTPAGRVESGPAVPRRGARALACHAHPGPGRGAELVPTVVVVVVVIGEAMHFGVREKPGCYDNLDNDNDNDNDNDNDNDNDNDNSRTHTTPDEIFQALATAGSGRFPARH, encoded by the coding sequence ATGGTCGCATTCGCGGCACTCTTGTTCGATGTCGATGGGACCCTGGCCGATACCGAGCGCGACGGTCACCGGCCGGCCTTCAACGCCGCCTTCGCCGAGGCCGGCCTGGATTGGGATTGGGATGTCGACCTGTACGGTCAACTGCTGGCCGTCACCGGCGGCAAGGAGCGCATGCGCTATTACCTTGAGCGCTGGCGCCCGGACTGGCGCGGTCCGGCCGATCTCGATGGCTTCATCGCGGGGCTGCACCGCAGCAAGACCCGGCACTTTGTCGATCTGCTGGGTGAGGGGCGCATCCCGCTGCGCCCCGGGGTCTTGCGGCTGCTGCGCGAGGCGAGAGCCGCCGGGGTGCGGCTGGGAATCGCGACGACGACCACCCCGGAGAATGTCACCGCCCTCCTGGCGAACTGCGGTGAGCCCGGGGTCGGCGACTGGTTCGAGGTGATTGCCGCCGGCGATGTGGTCCCGCAGAAGAAGCCGGCGCCCGACATCTACACCTGGGCCCTGGAGCGCATGGGCCTGCCGGGAGCCGCCTGCATCGCCCTGGAGGACTCCGACAACGGGGTGCGCTCGGCCCTGGGGGCTGGCCTGGGGGCGATCCTGGTGACCGAGAGTTCCTACACCGTTGGTCAGGACTTTACCGGGGCGGCCTTGATCCTCGATCAGTTTGGGGAGCCCGGGTCCCCGGCGCGGGTCCTGGGGGGGCGGCGGCCGCGGCCGAGCTCGTTCAGGGGCACCTTGACCTCGGGGCCATCGAGCGGGTGTTTCGGCACCTGCACCCCGGCGGGGCGGGTTGAGTCTGGCCCCGCTGTTCCCCGCCGCGGCGCTCGAGCCCTTGCATGTCATGCGCATCCTGGCCCGGGCCGGGGCGCGGAACTGGTACCTACGGTTGTCGTTGTCGTTGTGGTAATCGGAGAAGCGATGCACTTTGGGGTGCGAGAGAAGCCGGGGTGCTACGATAATCTCGACAACGACAACGACAACGACAACGACAACGACAACGACAACGACAACGACAATGACAACTCAAGAACCCACACGACCCCCGACGAGATTTTCCAGGCACTCGCCACCGCCGGCTCCGGCCGGTTCCCCGCGCGGCACTGA
- a CDS encoding transposase, giving the protein MVAVPPQNTSRTCPCCGHIAKENRQTQARFACVECGFEENADLVGAINVLRAGHARLACGDASLVGASAQEPAEATIREQALRVAP; this is encoded by the coding sequence CTGGTCGCGGTGCCCCCACAGAACACCAGCCGGACCTGTCCGTGCTGCGGGCATATCGCCAAGGAGAACCGGCAGACTCAAGCCCGGTTCGCGTGCGTGGAATGCGGTTTCGAGGAAAACGCCGATTTGGTCGGCGCGATCAATGTTCTAAGGGCGGGACACGCCCGGTTAGCCTGCGGAGATGCTTCGCTCGTTGGAGCGTCGGCCCAGGAACCCGCCGAAGCGACTATTCGCGAGCAAGCTTTGCGCGTAGCGCCGTAG
- a CDS encoding SagB/ThcOx family dehydrogenase, producing the protein MTATDLELVHAYHRASKHQPERYAPGPGGLDWANQPDPFRVFAGTRSIDLPLGADAQTLSFDRVRAGARPAPAPVDLAHLGVLLELALGLAAWKSVGEARWALRCNPSSGNLHPTECYLITDPRPGLPGGVWHYVSRDHRLEHRAHDVQAHPPASLDTPLVLALTSIQWREAWKYGLRAYRYCQLDLGHALGALAYAAAVLGWRVGVLPWGDAELAHRLGLDRPGDFDPGQGEAPDLALWVGPQAPAAGDLARLAATGRTFAGRANRLSDDPRPWPGIATVAAACERPTGVQPGGGSAREASAQWPPQGPNPSPLSAADLIRQRRSAQAFDGTTPLSAGRWFAILDALLPRPGVPPLDAWGGRPRVHLALFVHRVTDIAPGLYLLARDTAALPALRAGLHKDWRWDPVPGAPAQLPLFALTLGDARAAARQLACHQEIAADSAFAVGMLADFDGALAAGPWCYRELFWECGLLGQVLYLEAEAAGVRGTGIGCFFDDAMHQLLGISDTRWQSLYHFTVGTPVDDPRLQSAPPYDHRAPTAGTRSA; encoded by the coding sequence ATGACCGCCACCGACCTGGAACTCGTCCACGCCTATCACCGCGCGAGTAAGCACCAGCCCGAGCGCTATGCCCCGGGACCGGGCGGCCTGGACTGGGCCAATCAGCCGGACCCCTTCCGCGTCTTCGCGGGGACCCGATCCATCGACCTGCCGCTGGGGGCGGATGCCCAGACACTCTCTTTTGACCGGGTGCGCGCGGGCGCGCGGCCGGCACCGGCGCCGGTGGACCTGGCACACCTGGGGGTGCTCCTGGAACTGGCATTGGGCCTGGCGGCCTGGAAGTCCGTCGGCGAGGCCCGCTGGGCCCTGCGCTGCAACCCCTCCAGCGGCAATCTGCACCCCACCGAGTGCTATCTGATTACCGACCCGCGGCCGGGGCTGCCGGGCGGGGTCTGGCACTATGTCAGCCGCGACCACCGGCTGGAACACCGGGCGCACGACGTGCAGGCGCACCCGCCGGCATCACTCGACACGCCCCTGGTCCTGGCGCTGACCAGCATCCAGTGGCGGGAGGCCTGGAAATACGGCCTACGCGCCTATCGCTACTGCCAACTCGACCTGGGCCACGCGCTGGGCGCGCTGGCCTATGCCGCCGCCGTGCTGGGCTGGCGGGTGGGCGTGCTGCCCTGGGGCGACGCGGAGCTGGCCCACCGGTTGGGGCTCGACCGGCCCGGCGATTTCGACCCGGGCCAGGGGGAGGCGCCGGACCTGGCCCTCTGGGTCGGCCCCCAGGCACCGGCGGCCGGCGACCTCGCCCGCCTGGCCGCGACCGGGCGGACCTTCGCCGGCCGGGCGAACCGGCTCAGTGACGACCCGCGCCCCTGGCCCGGCATTGCGACCGTCGCCGCCGCCTGCGAGCGCCCTACCGGGGTGCAGCCGGGCGGCGGATCAGCCCGGGAAGCGTCTGCGCAGTGGCCGCCGCAGGGTCCCAATCCCAGTCCACTGAGCGCCGCCGACCTGATCCGCCAACGGCGCAGCGCCCAGGCCTTCGACGGCACCACCCCCCTGTCGGCGGGGCGCTGGTTCGCCATCCTGGACGCACTGCTGCCGCGCCCCGGGGTGCCGCCCCTGGACGCCTGGGGCGGGCGGCCGCGAGTCCACCTGGCGCTCTTCGTCCACCGGGTCACGGACATCGCCCCCGGACTCTATTTGCTGGCGCGCGACACCGCGGCCCTCCCGGCGTTGCGCGCGGGCCTGCATAAAGACTGGCGCTGGGACCCGGTGCCCGGCGCCCCCGCCCAGTTGCCCCTCTTCGCCCTGACCCTGGGCGACGCTCGGGCGGCGGCGCGCCAGCTCGCCTGTCATCAGGAGATCGCCGCCGACAGCGCCTTCGCGGTGGGGATGCTGGCGGACTTCGACGGCGCGCTCGCGGCGGGTCCCTGGTGCTACCGGGAACTCTTCTGGGAGTGCGGACTGCTCGGGCAGGTCCTCTACCTGGAGGCGGAGGCGGCCGGCGTGCGCGGCACCGGCATCGGCTGCTTCTTCGACGACGCCATGCACCAGTTGCTGGGGATCAGCGACACCCGTTGGCAATCGCTCTATCACTTCACGGTCGGGACCCCGGTGGACGACCCGCGGCTCCAGAGCGCACCGCCTTATGACCACCGGGCGCCCACCGCCGGGACCCGAAGCGCCTGA
- a CDS encoding sensor domain-containing diguanylate cyclase yields the protein MPLLHIPSLLLTTALLFFIMPAVTYLVLNGRRQRAVTLWCGGDLLLGLSMVLFALRGQAPEWVTFAFANVLMFVGVMMRIQSLRRELGRPLPLILMVAAVSLFMLGFEGIRLGLRNDLLRLQFHHAVFAVLFTWLAALGWRIAQQEQSRGARWIGGVYLLLAVSFLHSVIGLSLGRVPPVLMDANSARIFTMLAGILTAVIASIGYVGLAFERSRRQAIQADQEYRAIIATSLDGFFLCDRDGRFLDVNQAYCDLIGYRREELLTNRRLLDDRLGQVRAAAHRSGCYGALLLLDLDNFKPLNDTYGHAAGDLLLIEVARRLTLTLRAADTAARLGGDEFVLLIGDLSTDEADAARQVGRLTERVRRRLSAPYRLNITRPGHADTVIEHHCTASLGVTLFNGKDGTAEDIFRQADLAMYQAKANGRDQARVYDAAGAEVA from the coding sequence TTGCCGCTCCTGCATATCCCCTCGCTGCTCCTGACCACGGCACTGCTCTTCTTTATCATGCCGGCGGTCACCTATCTGGTCTTGAACGGCCGTCGGCAGCGGGCGGTGACGCTGTGGTGCGGCGGCGACCTGCTGCTGGGCTTGTCTATGGTCCTGTTCGCCCTGCGTGGTCAGGCTCCGGAGTGGGTGACCTTTGCGTTCGCCAATGTTCTGATGTTCGTCGGCGTCATGATGCGTATCCAATCGCTGCGTCGCGAACTGGGTAGACCATTGCCGCTGATCCTGATGGTTGCCGCCGTATCCTTGTTCATGCTTGGATTTGAAGGCATCCGTCTGGGGTTGCGCAATGATTTGCTGCGCCTGCAATTCCATCATGCAGTCTTTGCCGTTCTGTTTACCTGGTTGGCCGCACTGGGCTGGCGGATCGCACAGCAGGAGCAAAGCCGCGGCGCCCGCTGGATTGGCGGGGTCTACCTGCTCTTGGCCGTGTCGTTTCTCCATAGCGTGATCGGCCTGTCGCTGGGGCGAGTCCCCCCCGTGTTGATGGACGCGAACTCGGCGCGCATCTTTACCATGCTGGCCGGCATCTTAACCGCCGTGATCGCCAGTATCGGGTATGTCGGACTCGCGTTCGAGCGCTCCCGCCGCCAGGCGATCCAGGCCGACCAGGAGTACCGCGCCATCATCGCTACCAGCCTGGACGGGTTTTTCCTGTGCGACCGGGACGGGCGCTTTCTCGACGTCAACCAAGCCTACTGTGACCTGATCGGCTACCGCCGCGAGGAATTGCTGACCAACCGGCGTTTGCTCGATGACCGTCTGGGTCAGGTGCGGGCCGCCGCCCACCGCAGCGGTTGCTATGGTGCATTGCTCCTGTTGGATTTGGACAATTTCAAGCCGCTCAACGACACCTACGGGCACGCCGCCGGTGATCTGCTGTTGATCGAGGTAGCGCGCCGCCTGACCCTGACCCTGCGCGCCGCCGATACCGCGGCACGCCTGGGTGGCGATGAGTTCGTGCTGCTCATCGGCGACCTGAGCACGGATGAGGCGGACGCCGCCCGGCAGGTCGGCCGCCTTACCGAGCGGGTGCGCCGCCGCTTATCCGCACCCTATCGCCTGAACATCACCCGGCCGGGGCACGCCGACACCGTCATCGAACACCACTGCACCGCCTCGCTGGGCGTCACCTTGTTCAATGGCAAGGACGGCACCGCCGAGGACATCTTCAGACAGGCCGATCTGGCGATGTATCAGGCCAAGGCGAATGGTCGCGACCAGGCCCGGGTCTATGACGCCGCCGGTGCCGAAGTGGCGTAG
- a CDS encoding HD domain-containing phosphohydrolase — MASNDDTTHFAPLPPIDSLKDPKHTAHLISLAGNREPFALDAPQCTVGRDQGMNLFVPDRTVSRQHAKLLVVYNRYYVQDLGSANGTFLNGTRVENERLAHGDLVAFGGQVFRFVIGSDLDPSYLRKINLETITALAEAVDKKDRYTANHSRRVSETAERLARALGLGPADEERIRIAGRLHDIGKIGVPDAVLRKPGPLDAAEVSLLRRHPADGEAILAPLQFLADVLPAVRQHHERFDGRGYPDGLESTEISLDARIIQAADSLDAMTSHRTYRSAQSLDFVRHEFIGNAGTQFDPRVVEALLDILPSLPVGDAAMIPTPH; from the coding sequence ATGGCTTCCAACGACGACACGACCCATTTTGCGCCTTTACCGCCGATCGACAGCCTCAAGGACCCGAAACACACGGCACATTTGATCTCGCTGGCGGGCAACCGCGAGCCGTTCGCCCTGGATGCACCGCAGTGCACCGTCGGGCGTGACCAGGGGATGAATTTATTTGTTCCTGACCGGACGGTGTCGCGCCAACATGCTAAGTTGCTGGTTGTGTACAACCGCTACTATGTGCAGGACCTGGGGAGCGCGAACGGCACTTTCCTGAACGGCACGCGCGTCGAGAACGAGCGCCTGGCCCACGGGGATCTGGTAGCCTTCGGCGGTCAGGTGTTCCGTTTCGTCATCGGCAGCGACCTGGATCCCAGCTACCTGAGGAAAATCAATCTCGAAACCATAACCGCGCTGGCGGAGGCGGTCGACAAGAAAGACCGCTATACCGCCAATCACTCCCGTCGCGTTTCGGAGACGGCAGAACGGCTGGCCCGGGCACTTGGCCTGGGACCCGCAGACGAGGAACGGATACGCATCGCCGGACGGCTCCACGACATCGGCAAGATCGGCGTCCCGGACGCAGTGTTGCGTAAACCCGGACCGCTCGACGCCGCGGAAGTCTCCCTACTCCGTCGGCATCCGGCGGACGGCGAAGCGATTCTCGCGCCGCTGCAATTCCTCGCCGACGTCCTGCCGGCGGTGCGGCAGCATCACGAGCGGTTCGACGGCCGCGGTTACCCCGATGGGCTGGAGAGTACGGAGATCTCACTGGACGCCCGCATCATCCAAGCGGCCGACAGCTTAGACGCGATGACCTCGCACCGTACCTATCGCAGCGCCCAATCACTCGACTTCGTGCGCCACGAGTTCATCGGCAACGCGGGCACACAGTTCGATCCTCGGGTAGTCGAGGCACTGCTCGATATCCTTCCGTCCCTGCCCGTGGGGGACGCTGCGATGATCCCTACGCCACATTGA
- a CDS encoding peptidoglycan-binding protein, producing the protein MAKTLNALCWSRNGCRTREIVFPSSNKPITLSGKVGLNGDNLKTDVSTIQSALNDLPPGRGGPAVPLKVDGICGPKTRAAIYGFQFHHGLVADSRIDPGKATLLKINEIRSRLPAVHTNDEAIVRVYGALGQAASWTWAAQRHLREARDYLTQPKASAGFSVRAAGYERVNTYFKLSQLGNAGPQVDAIDRLNSTYLTMRTVIGHHSPLTMVGSGIFQVDPTTNNKQDGPYSAFTFSGGWTRRDIRTGLPKHSQADGYEGGDFREDTIFIATNMVTNWLDINIATLVIHELAHFVGPELGRAGEIGADIAYSNTANFKTLTHWQAMRNADSYAIFANHAGLGHPHWYVGKV; encoded by the coding sequence ATGGCGAAAACACTGAATGCGCTGTGCTGGAGTCGTAACGGTTGCCGGACGCGCGAAATTGTCTTCCCCTCAAGCAATAAACCAATAACATTGAGTGGGAAAGTGGGGCTCAATGGCGACAACCTCAAGACCGATGTATCGACAATCCAGTCAGCTTTAAATGATCTACCGCCCGGTCGCGGCGGTCCTGCGGTGCCGCTGAAAGTGGACGGCATCTGTGGACCAAAGACGCGCGCGGCAATCTACGGATTTCAATTTCATCATGGGTTGGTGGCCGACTCACGCATCGATCCCGGCAAGGCGACGCTACTCAAGATCAACGAAATACGCAGTCGCCTTCCTGCCGTACATACGAACGACGAGGCAATCGTGCGCGTTTATGGTGCCCTGGGGCAGGCGGCGAGTTGGACCTGGGCTGCGCAAAGGCATTTGCGTGAAGCGCGTGACTATCTCACGCAGCCCAAGGCCAGTGCCGGGTTTTCCGTCAGGGCGGCAGGCTATGAGCGTGTCAACACCTATTTCAAGCTGAGCCAGTTGGGGAACGCAGGGCCACAAGTCGACGCAATCGACCGACTCAACTCGACCTATCTGACCATGCGCACCGTGATCGGTCACCATTCACCGCTGACCATGGTCGGTAGCGGAATTTTCCAGGTTGATCCCACGACCAACAACAAGCAGGACGGACCTTACTCGGCCTTTACCTTTTCCGGTGGCTGGACACGCCGTGATATTCGGACCGGACTACCGAAACATAGTCAGGCCGATGGTTATGAGGGAGGAGATTTTCGCGAAGACACTATTTTTATCGCCACGAACATGGTGACGAACTGGCTTGATATAAACATCGCGACACTGGTCATTCATGAGCTGGCGCATTTTGTCGGTCCCGAACTCGGCCGTGCCGGAGAGATCGGGGCTGATATCGCTTATAGCAACACCGCGAATTTCAAGACGCTGACCCACTGGCAAGCGATGCGTAACGCGGACAGTTATGCCATCTTCGCGAATCATGCCGGTCTGGGGCACCCACACTGGTATGTGGGTAAAGTCTGA
- a CDS encoding ATP-binding protein, translating to MKRDRYLSKIAARFAVAPVVALLGPRQCGKTTLARMYADRLTDTSVTRFDLEDPTDLAALAEPKLALQGLGGLVIIDEIPRAPELFPLLRVLVDRPGNPARFLILGSASRDLIRQSSETLAGRIGHLELTPLQLGETGAESLYPLWERGGFPPAFLATDDSASRQWRKDYVATFLERDLPALGISIPPQSLRRFWMMLAHYHGQLLNLSELGRSFGAADTTVRGYLDILEATFMVRLLQPWYENVGKRQVKSPKLFFRDSGLLHTLLGIADRDALLHHPKLGASWEGFALEETIRALAVGAEEVWFWGTHAGAELDLLVTADGRRLGFEIKYTAAPRVTKSMRAAIDTLRLDRLVVVYPGDRRLALADNIEAIGLADLVQAVSA from the coding sequence ATGAAACGTGACCGATACCTGTCGAAGATCGCGGCCCGCTTCGCGGTTGCGCCGGTGGTCGCGCTGCTCGGCCCACGGCAGTGCGGCAAGACCACGCTGGCACGTATGTACGCCGACCGCCTGACCGACACCTCGGTCACCCGCTTCGACCTGGAAGACCCGACCGACCTCGCGGCCCTGGCCGAACCCAAACTGGCCCTGCAGGGGCTGGGCGGGCTGGTCATCATCGACGAGATCCCGCGTGCCCCGGAGTTGTTCCCGCTCCTGCGCGTGCTCGTCGACCGCCCCGGGAATCCGGCGCGCTTCCTCATCCTCGGCAGCGCCTCGCGCGACCTGATCCGCCAATCCTCCGAGACCTTGGCCGGGCGGATCGGCCATCTGGAGTTGACACCGCTGCAACTCGGCGAGACCGGTGCCGAATCGCTGTATCCACTGTGGGAGCGGGGCGGCTTTCCGCCGGCGTTTCTGGCGACTGATGACAGCGCCAGCCGGCAGTGGCGTAAGGATTACGTCGCCACCTTCCTGGAGCGCGACCTGCCCGCGCTCGGCATCAGCATCCCGCCACAGTCCCTGCGCCGCTTCTGGATGATGCTGGCGCACTACCATGGACAATTACTCAACCTCTCGGAGTTGGGGCGCTCGTTCGGCGCCGCGGATACCACGGTGCGGGGTTATCTGGACATCCTGGAGGCCACCTTCATGGTGCGCCTGCTGCAGCCCTGGTACGAGAACGTCGGCAAGCGGCAGGTCAAGTCGCCCAAACTCTTTTTCCGCGACTCCGGGTTGCTGCACACCCTGCTCGGCATCGCCGACCGGGACGCCTTGCTGCACCATCCCAAGCTCGGCGCCTCCTGGGAGGGGTTTGCCCTGGAGGAGACGATTCGCGCCCTCGCTGTCGGCGCAGAAGAGGTCTGGTTCTGGGGAACCCACGCGGGTGCCGAACTCGACCTGCTGGTGACGGCTGACGGCCGCCGGCTCGGTTTTGAGATCAAATACACCGCCGCTCCGCGCGTGACCAAGTCGATGCGCGCCGCCATCGATACCCTGCGGCTCGACCGGCTGGTCGTCGTCTACCCGGGGGACCGCCGGCTGGCCCTGGCCGATAACATCGAGGCGATTGGGCTCGCCGACCTGGTACAGGCGGTCTCTGCGTAA
- a CDS encoding carbohydrate binding domain-containing protein: protein MHTRSLLALGLLALSPTVLAINLLVSPGFEPPDGTTGWIGYGGNPLIAPSTEAIHGGAQSALIVGRTSTYMGIAQHILDKVQANTAYDLRAWVRVRQGGPIAVALGVKKVDGAGTSYTTLDSRTLPAGKWVKLGGYYRYKPTGTATQLQVYVNSPTAGVDLFVDDLSLTPPVAYTPTGGPDTDYVHAAGRDLVVGDPAAPLRLIGTNFTAYGDTGESIDTILGDKNFDQEDYAAVAAAGMNVVRLNLWYLMFENDAAPYVYKQEGWDWLNKQILWARQAGVRLTLSMMHAQCGYQSNGYTGTFWTGGSGTGSCQDRLRALWTAIAGRYKNEPTVASFDLMNEALPSNQAQYTAYIQTLVNAIRTQDSRHLVQVQTCFAGDCEVPPLLTDSNVLYDFHHYDSWRASSQLSYGGGNGDSNMRYGDATSLVLPYTNDTTVGTLWENPPIPTGTTPWTWYEGALFTLNSPNVIRVMPVFIANTNSGKVTFDDFQVSEYDPSGNLVRVVHNVDPEKKPSTWYLLDTYDPFLSYTSLTTTQRLSGTTGGRVIENTGHRGTASISISNANGKYLVKLPNLDFSGRQGYSYRISGWIKGTNATGGTGALGFQLQNNKSYVVATPYDRDFLEDSLLTYGFQFSIDHNVPINIGEFGQSPRNFTPERGGLAWIADTLDLMAEYGASGQIWTWHGSAFGIYTNIYGYPDPDAVNQPLLDLFAAQDTGSGSGGGNPPPPPPPPPPPPPPPPPVGTEVIVDNLDAGFNKVGTWNESSVSGEYAASSLVNATLGNTATWTANLTAAGNYAVYAWWGASSNRVANAPYGIATAAGTSTVTVDQKVNGGKWNLLGTYAFNAGATTVTLAHPGGTGLWSSADAVRFVPVP, encoded by the coding sequence ATGCACACCAGATCCCTCCTTGCCCTAGGCCTGCTGGCCCTGAGCCCGACCGTCCTGGCGATCAATCTGCTGGTCAGCCCGGGCTTTGAACCCCCGGACGGCACCACCGGCTGGATCGGCTACGGCGGCAATCCCCTGATCGCCCCCAGCACCGAGGCGATCCACGGCGGGGCCCAGTCGGCCCTGATCGTCGGGCGCACCTCGACCTACATGGGCATTGCCCAACACATCCTGGACAAGGTCCAGGCCAATACCGCCTACGACCTGCGCGCCTGGGTGCGGGTCCGCCAGGGCGGGCCCATCGCCGTAGCCCTGGGGGTGAAGAAGGTCGATGGCGCCGGGACCAGCTATACGACCCTGGACTCCCGCACCCTGCCGGCGGGCAAATGGGTCAAGCTTGGCGGCTACTACCGCTACAAGCCGACCGGGACCGCGACCCAACTCCAGGTCTATGTCAACAGCCCGACCGCCGGGGTGGACCTCTTTGTCGATGACCTGAGCCTGACCCCGCCGGTGGCCTACACCCCCACCGGGGGGCCGGACACGGACTATGTGCACGCCGCCGGGCGCGACCTGGTGGTGGGCGACCCGGCCGCACCCCTGCGCCTGATCGGGACCAATTTCACCGCCTATGGCGACACCGGCGAGTCCATCGATACCATCCTGGGGGACAAGAATTTCGACCAGGAGGACTATGCCGCCGTCGCCGCCGCCGGCATGAACGTCGTGCGCCTGAACCTGTGGTACCTGATGTTCGAGAACGACGCCGCCCCCTACGTCTACAAGCAGGAGGGCTGGGACTGGCTGAACAAGCAGATCCTCTGGGCCCGCCAGGCCGGGGTGCGCCTGACCCTGTCCATGATGCACGCCCAGTGCGGCTATCAGAGCAACGGCTATACCGGGACCTTCTGGACCGGCGGCAGCGGCACCGGGTCCTGCCAGGACCGGTTGCGCGCCCTCTGGACCGCGATCGCCGGCCGCTACAAGAATGAACCGACGGTGGCGAGCTTCGACCTCATGAACGAGGCCCTGCCGTCCAACCAGGCCCAATACACCGCCTACATCCAGACCCTGGTCAACGCCATCCGCACCCAGGACAGCCGCCACCTGGTCCAGGTGCAGACCTGCTTCGCCGGCGACTGCGAGGTCCCGCCGCTGCTGACCGACTCCAACGTGCTCTACGATTTCCACCACTACGACTCTTGGCGGGCCTCGTCCCAGTTGAGCTACGGCGGGGGCAATGGCGACTCCAACATGCGCTACGGGGACGCGACCTCCCTGGTTCTGCCCTACACCAACGACACCACCGTCGGGACCCTATGGGAGAACCCCCCCATCCCCACCGGCACCACGCCTTGGACCTGGTACGAGGGCGCCCTGTTCACCCTCAACAGCCCCAATGTGATCCGCGTGATGCCGGTGTTCATCGCCAACACCAACAGCGGCAAGGTGACCTTCGACGACTTCCAGGTCAGCGAGTACGACCCCTCCGGCAACCTGGTGCGGGTAGTGCATAACGTCGATCCGGAGAAAAAGCCCTCCACCTGGTACTTGCTGGACACCTATGACCCCTTCCTGTCCTACACCAGCCTGACCACCACCCAGCGCCTGTCCGGGACCACCGGCGGCCGGGTGATCGAGAACACCGGCCACCGCGGCACCGCCTCCATCAGCATCTCCAACGCCAACGGCAAATACCTGGTCAAGCTGCCCAACCTCGATTTCTCCGGGCGCCAGGGCTACAGCTACCGCATCTCCGGCTGGATCAAAGGGACCAATGCCACCGGCGGCACCGGGGCCCTGGGCTTCCAACTCCAGAACAACAAGTCCTATGTGGTCGCCACCCCCTATGACCGGGACTTCCTGGAAGACAGCCTGCTGACCTACGGCTTCCAGTTCTCCATCGACCACAATGTCCCCATCAATATCGGCGAGTTCGGCCAGAGCCCGCGCAACTTCACCCCGGAGCGCGGCGGCCTGGCCTGGATCGCCGACACCCTGGACCTGATGGCCGAGTACGGCGCCTCCGGCCAGATCTGGACCTGGCACGGCAGCGCCTTCGGGATCTACACCAACATCTACGGCTATCCGGACCCGGATGCCGTCAACCAGCCCCTGCTCGACCTGTTTGCCGCTCAGGACACCGGCAGCGGCAGCGGTGGCGGCAATCCGCCCCCACCGCCGCCTCCGCCCCCGCCGCCACCCCCGCCGCCGCCCCCGGTGGGCACCGAGGTGATCGTGGACAACCTGGACGCGGGCTTCAACAAGGTCGGAACCTGGAACGAGTCCAGCGTCAGCGGCGAGTACGCGGCCAGTTCCCTGGTCAACGCCACGCTCGGCAACACCGCCACCTGGACCGCCAACCTGACCGCCGCCGGCAACTATGCCGTCTATGCCTGGTGGGGGGCCTCCAGCAACCGGGTCGCCAATGCCCCCTATGGCATCGCCACGGCGGCGGGGACCAGCACCGTGACCGTCGATCAGAAGGTCAACGGCGGCAAGTGGAACCTGCTCGGGACCTACGCCTTCAATGCCGGGGCGACCACCGTGACCCTGGCCCACCCGGGCGGCACCGGGCTCTGGTCCTCTGCCGACGCGGTGCGCTTCGTCCCCGTGCCCTGA